TTTAGCCGGGCTGGTCATACCCATGACATCATAGGAGACGATGGAGCGGCCAGCCACATGCCTCAACAGATCAATGAAGTGGCAGGCCTCGCCGATCATCCGGCCCCCACCGACTTTGAGATCCTGGGTCCAGTGGTCCATGGGGATGGCCCCGGCATTGACGGTCATGACCATGGCCTTGGGCTCCGGCAGCACGGCCAGAGCCTCGCGCAGAGCCATAACGAGAGGAGAAAAACGGCGGTTAAACCCCACCATGAGAAGCTGACGCGGATGCTCCGCCGCCAGTGTCTCAATTTGAGCCAGCTCCCCCAGAGTCAGGCAGAGCGGCTTCTCCACAAACACATGCTTGCCTGCCTGGAGTCCCTTGCCGACCAAAGCGGCGTGAGAGTTGTGCCGGGTGGTAATGACAACCGTATTGATGTCCGGATCCGCGAAGATGGTTTCCATGTCCGTGGTGGACGAAGCAAAACCGAATTTTCGGCCCAGATGCGTGCCGGAAACACCGGAACTGGATGCAATGCTTCTGAAGCGGACGCCACCAGCCTTTTTCATAGCAGGCAGCAGCACGCCGCCCGCATAACCGCCCGCGCCAATCATACCGATCACCGGGGCGCCCGCAGCAGCAGGCTCTTCCGAGCCCAATGTCACGGTCTTACTCAAATCCACCTGATCAGGTTCGTAGGTCAGCACGATACCGATATAAGGCTCGGTATTGTCGGCAATCATCTGATAGGCTTTCTCTGCTTCCGAAAGTGGAAACCGATGCGTAACGAGAGGAGTCACATCTATTTTTCCGGCCGCCATCAGATCCAGAATAGCCTCGAAATTGCGCTGCTCGGTCCAGCGCACGTAAGCAAAAGGATAATCCTGCGCCTTGTCTTCATAGACGGGGTCATAACGGCCGGGGCCATAGGAGCAGGACACCTGAAAGGACAGTTCCTTTTCATAAAAAATGGTCCGGGAGAGCTCCAAACCTGTCACCCCTACCAGCACGATGCGTCCGCGCTTGCGGCACATGTCCGCGGCCTGCAGAACCGGCTCTGAAGACTTGGTGGAGGCCGTGATCAGCACGCCATCCACACCTCGCCCATGGCTGAAACGTACGGATGCCGCCACAGGATCTTCGCCTTTGGATAAATCCACTGTCTGCGCCCCAAAGGTCCGAGCCAAAGCGCATTTGGAGGAGTCAAAATCAATACCCAGTACTTGGCAGCCATTGGCCACAAGGATCTGTACAGCCAGAAGCCCGATGAGACCAAGGCCTGTCACCACGAAGTATTCTCCAAGAGTTGGCTGAGCCAAACGGATGCCCTGGAGGGCAATGGCTCCGACCACGGTGAACGTGGCAGCCTCGTCCGTCACGGTCTCGGGAATTCTGGCACACAGATTGGGGGAAATGAACACGGCCTCGGCATGATGACCGTTACTGACCACTCTGTCCCCGACCTGGAAATCTGCAGTCAAAGCGGACCCGATTTCCGCCACCCGGCCTACATTGCAGTAACCAAGCGGCAAGGGCGTATCCAGCTTGGCAAAGACGGAATCAACAGTGGGCATGAGCCCATCGGTCTTGATCTTGTCGATGACCATCCGCACCTTGTCCGGCTGTTGTCTGGCTTTCTGCAGGTAATTTCCCTTGCCGAAATCGATAAGCATGCGCTCGGTGCCCGCCGAAACAAGGGATGCCGAAGTTTTGATGAAAAGTTGGTGCCGCCCGGTCTGAGGGCATGGCTTGTCGATCAGCTCAGTAGCGCCGTTTTTGAGATTCTGCAGGATTTGTTTCATAATTTTATTCCAAGTCTACGGGTCACATGTATATATGAAGTGGCACAAACTACTAATACTGTTCTACATAATAAAAATTGAGAGGGGTTAGCATAACTATAACATTCAAGAGATCAATTATATGCCTAAATTCATTTGCCATGGATGTAAGATATTAATGTCTCGCCTAAAATATATCCCTATATATCAAATTATAAGGCAAATCTAGAGTATTACCTTTCATCCCCATTGCCGCACTTGATACTTTCTAAATATTTTACGTTCTTATTTTATATACTGATCGAATTTCAAGAAATAATGATTGCAAAAAAAGTTAGCATCTATACCTAATAATTTTTGCAGGATTCCCACAAACAATAGCGTATGGCGGAACATTTTTTGTTACAACGGCCCCAGCTCCAACAATTGCCCCTCGACCGATCTCCACACCATGTAATATAATTGCACCATGTCCTACCCAAACATCATCATTAATTTTAATCGGCTTTATACAGTCTCTTCCAGAAAGGCGCATTGGTATATTTATATTATCAAATTTATGATCTCCTCCTACTAAGGAAACACATGAGGCAAACATAACATCATCACCTATTTCAGCTGGAGCGCCTAAATGACATAAATATCCCATATAGAAATTATCTCCAATTCTAATCTGCCTTCCTTTTGACGCTCTGCATCCGTAGGCGCAAAAAAAATTTTTCCCAATTTCTATATTAGGATTTTGTAATTGTAAAAAAAAATACCGAACTCTTCCCAGAATAAATCTTAATATAGTTTTCATAATTTAAATACTACTATAGCGTATCACTCAAAACAGATTCTATTAACTTTTTTTGATATATTGGATTATAATATTTGTCTATTTTGGCCCGACATATCTCCCCCATAGCTGAAGGATTAGCTTGCTTCCTTTTTGACCAATATTCAATATGACGCATTGTAGTCTCTAAGTCATCAATATTGACAAAAGATCCTGTTTCTCCATCAATTATTGCCTCACATTCTGGCTTATGGGTATCAAATTTATCATGTGTAACGACAGGCGTTCCATATGTCATAGCGTGTATTGCAGTAAGCCCAATATCTCCAGGAACAAGCATTACGTCTGCTAGCATAATATATTTGGCAAGCAACACCTCATCATAGCATGGACCTATAAAATCAATACTTTCTAGAACATTATAATTTTCCGCTAACTTCTTTAATGCACCTATCTCAGGACCGCTTCCTACAAATATGAGCCTATATTTCTTTTTATAACGATTAAGCTCAGACAAAATTAGTACAGCTTTGTCTAATTTTTTGTCTCTAGTTATTCTCCCCACATAAATAATTATTCTTTCAAATTTACTACTAGCTGTTTTTTGAAAGGAGGCTTTCTTCTTATCAATTAAATCATTATATAGTTTTTTTTGTTTTTCAAAATCCAAAGAATTATATATAATATGAAGCTTTTTTTTATTCATTCCTTTTGCTTCTAATATGTTTTTAGCTCGCACACCATAAAGAAATAAGCCATCAGATAACATATAAAAAAATTTTCGGAAGAGCCAACGTAGACCCATCTCATTATATTTAAGACCATGAGTCCACATATATATTTTAATTCTTAGCATTTTACACAAAAAACAAGCGATCCAGGTTGAAATAAAATACATATTGCCAAGAAAAATTATCGCTTTATATTTTCCACGAATTATCTCTTTTAGTAATCCTTTTTGCCAAAGAACATCTTTGGTTATCCAAAAATTTTTTAAACCGACCCAATTCCTTGAAATATCAGGATATCTTTCAAGATCTATCAATTTTATTGATGGTATATTAGAAAGCTCCCCAGCTGCAATGAAATATTCGTACGGAGACGTTGAGTCTTTTTTGCAAAGATAGTTAAAAACAGCTTCTCGATAATGTGCAACATAATGATATACAATGAGGATTTTGTCCTTCATAATAAGCCCTACTCATTGCTGTCCGGCTAAGGGATAAGAAAAAAGTCCAAAATCTCAGTGATATGTGATAAAAGAAATCACCACAACATCTTGCCACACAAGGAGATTTTGGACTTGAGTCACCATAATACAATGTTTTTCAGAAACTCGAAAAACGGCACAAAACCGGGCGCTCGTCGCGTAAATGCGGTTTCAAGGAGCAGTTCACGGTCATGGCCTTCATCCAGCTTGCCGCAAGACGTTCCATGCGCGATGGCCTGCGCTGCCTTGAGGCTGCGGGAAACCGCCTGTATCACTGGGGACTGAAAAACGTGGCCCGCTCGACCTTTGCTGACGCGAACAATTCTCGCCCCGTAGGCTTTTTCAAGGATCTGTTCGCCGAGATGTACGGCCTGTGCGCCGCAAAAGCCCCGAAGCACAAATTCCGTTTCAAATCCAAATTGTTCAGTCTGGACGCCACCACCATAAAGCTTTGCCTGTCGCTTTTTCCCTGGGCCTCGTTTCGGCAGGCCAAGGGCGGCGTCAAAGTACATACCTTGCTGGATCACGATGGCCATATCCCGGCTTTCGCAACCGTCACCGACGCCAAAATCCATGAAAGCCGCATAGCTCAGGCTATGGAGTTGCCCAAAGGCTCCATCGTGGTCTTTGACAAGGGCTTCACCAGCTATCCCTGGTTTCGGCTCCTCGGGGCAAAGGGCGTCTTTTTTGTGACCCGGCTCAAGCGCAACGCCGTTTTCAAACTCCTGGAGCGCCGCCTCGTGAATCGCAAGACCGGCGTTACTTCCGATCACATCATTGAAGTCTCCAGCCGGGGAAAATCCTTACGCTTGCGCCGTATCGGCTATCGTGACCAGGAAACCGGGAAACACTACGAATTTTTGACCAACCATTTCCGGCTTTCGGCGAAAACCATCGCCGACATCTATAAAGACCGCTGGCAAATCGAGCTCTTCTTCAAGGAAATCAAACAAAATTTGCGCATAAAGACCTTCGTCGGCAACTCGGAAAACGCTGTCCTGATCCAGATTTACACGGCCCTGACGGTTTACCTGCTCCTCGCGTACCAGAAATTCCTCAGCCGTCTCGGACTCTCCGTACAGCAACTCTTCCAGCTCATTCAACTCAACCTGCTCGGCGAGGCATCCTTGGATGAACTCCTGAATCCCAGACGACGAAAATTCGATAATTCATATAACTTCACACTGTTAGATTGCATCGCTTAGCCGGACAGCAATGAGCCCTACTCAATTCTTAATGGTGAACTAGTTTTTTCACTCCTAATAAAATTAACATATTTAAGCGTATTAAGCGAAATACGGTCTCTTTTGACGTTTATTTTAAATCTTAAATCCAAACTAATGAATATAGTATATAATAATTTTATATTCTTAGTACGAACAAGGCGAATAATCCATAAAAGAGACTTGGAGATAAAATAAAAAAAATATACATTTTTTGGATAAATTCTCAGTATTGTCTTTAATTCATTAATACAATTGTATTTAACAACAGACTCTGATTTGCCCAGATAGTCTGAACCTTTATGTAGCAATACACGTTCTGGCCAATAAGCGACTTTAAAACCATTTTGATATATCAATAAGGAAACATAGCGTTCTTCGTATTGCCTAAAAAAATCTGCTGGGAACTGCCCAATAGTATTAAATAATTTTTTTCGAATAGCAGATGCCCCCCCCTAAAAGACGAAGAAAGATATAATCCATTCTGAGTGGTTTTCGATATTGCCTTGTCAAGTGGCGGATCTGTCTTCCCGGAAAGATAACCGTCTACACGTATATAGAGCGCTCCAATTTTTGGATATTTATTGAAGATGCTTACCACCCCCGATACAACATCAGAGCTAGCCCAAACAGCATCGGTCTCAAGAAAAAAAATTAGCTCTCCCTGTGCTGAAGAAACACCAATGTTTCTCCCTCCAGGGCACCCCAAATTTATCTTACTCTCTATAAATTTTAGAAAAGGAAATTCTTGTTTAACAGCCTGAAGGGAGTTATCTGTAGAGCCATTATCTACAAAAATAATTTCTTTATTCTCATAATCCTGTTGAAGAGCTGAACGGATTGCTGCAAAACAATTTTCAACACCATCGTTCCAATTAAGGATTATAATTGAAGTAAGCATCTTTATTCCTAGTTGGCATCTTCTGTCTCGATTTTTATAATCATGTAGCCATATCCAAAAAGCAAGGGTATTACTAACCTCACATTAAACCATGCATCTGCTGCAATGTCAAAAAATATAAATGTTAATGTAATAAGAAGCGAAGTAGTAGATAAAATTTTTATTTTAGGAAATGAAGACTTTACGCCCTTCTTTAAT
Above is a window of Desulfomicrobium orale DSM 12838 DNA encoding:
- a CDS encoding bi-domain-containing oxidoreductase, producing the protein MKQILQNLKNGATELIDKPCPQTGRHQLFIKTSASLVSAGTERMLIDFGKGNYLQKARQQPDKVRMVIDKIKTDGLMPTVDSVFAKLDTPLPLGYCNVGRVAEIGSALTADFQVGDRVVSNGHHAEAVFISPNLCARIPETVTDEAATFTVVGAIALQGIRLAQPTLGEYFVVTGLGLIGLLAVQILVANGCQVLGIDFDSSKCALARTFGAQTVDLSKGEDPVAASVRFSHGRGVDGVLITASTKSSEPVLQAADMCRKRGRIVLVGVTGLELSRTIFYEKELSFQVSCSYGPGRYDPVYEDKAQDYPFAYVRWTEQRNFEAILDLMAAGKIDVTPLVTHRFPLSEAEKAYQMIADNTEPYIGIVLTYEPDQVDLSKTVTLGSEEPAAAGAPVIGMIGAGGYAGGVLLPAMKKAGGVRFRSIASSSGVSGTHLGRKFGFASSTTDMETIFADPDINTVVITTRHNSHAALVGKGLQAGKHVFVEKPLCLTLGELAQIETLAAEHPRQLLMVGFNRRFSPLVMALREALAVLPEPKAMVMTVNAGAIPMDHWTQDLKVGGGRMIGEACHFIDLLRHVAGRSIVSYDVMGMTSPAKDSFSVNLSFDDGSIGTVHYLANGTKSFPKERLEVFCGGRILHLDNFRSLRGHGFGKGFKNIRLWRQDKGQTEQMKAFFRAISQGGMAPISRKEIFEVSRVTLELAGRL
- a CDS encoding glycosyltransferase; amino-acid sequence: MKDKILIVYHYVAHYREAVFNYLCKKDSTSPYEYFIAAGELSNIPSIKLIDLERYPDISRNWVGLKNFWITKDVLWQKGLLKEIIRGKYKAIIFLGNMYFISTWIACFLCKMLRIKIYMWTHGLKYNEMGLRWLFRKFFYMLSDGLFLYGVRAKNILEAKGMNKKKLHIIYNSLDFEKQKKLYNDLIDKKKASFQKTASSKFERIIIYVGRITRDKKLDKAVLILSELNRYKKKYRLIFVGSGPEIGALKKLAENYNVLESIDFIGPCYDEVLLAKYIMLADVMLVPGDIGLTAIHAMTYGTPVVTHDKFDTHKPECEAIIDGETGSFVNIDDLETTMRHIEYWSKRKQANPSAMGEICRAKIDKYYNPIYQKKLIESVLSDTL
- a CDS encoding glycosyltransferase family 2 protein; translated protein: MLTSIIILNWNDGVENCFAAIRSALQQDYENKEIIFVDNGSTDNSLQAVKQEFPFLKFIESKINLGCPGGRNIGVSSAQGELIFFLETDAVWASSDVVSGVVSIFNKYPKIGALYIRVDGYLSGKTDPPLDKAISKTTQNGLYLSSSFRGGHLLFEKNYLILLGSSQQIFLGNTKNAMFPY